In the Bacillus alveayuensis genome, one interval contains:
- a CDS encoding methyl-accepting chemotaxis protein (product_source=COG0840; cath_funfam=1.20.5.170; cog=COG0840; superfamily=58022), which translates to MSVETDRLRCETDRLRCETDRLRCETDRLSGGTERLWTETERISGGTERLSVETERISGGTERLRCETERISGGTERLRCETERLWTETERISGETERLSVETERISGGTERLRCETERLAREPERLSAGTDK; encoded by the coding sequence TTGAGTGTCGAAACCGATAGATTAAGGTGCGAAACCGATAGATTAAGGTGCGAAACCGATAGATTAAGGTGCGAAACCGATAGATTAAGTGGTGGAACCGAGAGATTGTGGACGGAAACCGAGAGAATAAGTGGTGGAACCGAGAGATTGAGTGTCGAAACCGAGAGAATAAGTGGTGGAACCGAGAGATTAAGGTGCGAAACCGAGAGAATAAGTGGTGGAACCGAGAGATTAAGGTGCGAAACCGAGAGATTGTGGACGGAAACCGAGAGAATAAGTGGTGAAACCGAGAGATTGAGTGTCGAAACCGAGAGAATAAGTGGTGGAACCGAGAGATTAAGGTGCGAAACCGAGAGATTAGCGCGTGAACCCGAGAGATTAAGCGCCGGAACGGATAAATAA
- a CDS encoding hypothetical protein (product_source=Hypo-rule applied; cath_funfam=3.20.20.80), with translation MEVPFYRNFYIIEKNSVIQVEFFEYQNYTQAVISRESPDEVVSGNAVHPCRKEAFKQAVKNFKQHESSLYSRASLYNRKIKL, from the coding sequence ATGGAAGTCCCATTTTACAGGAATTTTTATATCATAGAAAAGAACTCCGTTATTCAAGTCGAGTTTTTTGAATATCAAAACTATACACAGGCTGTGATTAGCCGTGAATCTCCTGATGAAGTCGTATCAGGTAATGCTGTGCATCCGTGTCGGAAAGAAGCCTTTAAGCAAGCTGTGAAAAATTTTAAGCAGCATGAATCTTCCTTATATTCTCGTGCAAGCTTATATAATCGGAAAATTAAGCTATAA
- a CDS encoding single-strand DNA-binding protein (product_source=KO:K03111; cath_funfam=2.40.50.140; cog=COG0629; ko=KO:K03111; pfam=PF00436; smart=SM00417; superfamily=50249; tigrfam=TIGR00621) — MINQVTLVGRLTRDPEIRYTSEGAAVANITLAVSRKYRNSAGEIDADFVNCTLWRRTAENTANYCRKGSIVGVTGRIQTRNYENNEGKRVYVTEVVADSVQFMGTPPPQVRTRELAVQETNE, encoded by the coding sequence GTGATTAATCAAGTAACTCTTGTCGGTAGGCTCACTCGTGACCCAGAAATCCGCTATACAAGTGAGGGAGCAGCAGTTGCGAATATAACCCTCGCTGTTAGCCGAAAGTACCGTAACAGTGCCGGAGAGATCGATGCAGACTTTGTCAACTGTACATTGTGGAGAAGGACGGCAGAAAATACAGCTAATTATTGTCGAAAAGGTTCGATCGTTGGTGTGACGGGAAGAATTCAAACGAGAAATTATGAAAATAATGAAGGAAAGCGTGTCTACGTCACAGAAGTTGTCGCCGATTCTGTTCAATTCATGGGAACCCCGCCTCCGCAAGTAAGAACACGGGAATTAGCTGTGCAAGAAACGAATGAATGA
- a CDS encoding hypothetical protein (product_source=Hypo-rule applied; cleavage_site_network=SignalP-noTM), which translates to MKKKWLLLFMTTWMVAMFATGCNTDDDQTPGDQDVQNEEDINDEDMNNEDLNDEDVNDEDVPPVDDETERQQEEDMKEDMGNNLEDNADEDLNDEEDNQ; encoded by the coding sequence ATGAAGAAAAAATGGTTACTACTGTTTATGACCACATGGATGGTTGCGATGTTTGCAACAGGATGTAATACTGACGATGACCAAACACCAGGAGATCAAGATGTGCAAAATGAAGAAGACATAAATGATGAGGACATGAATAATGAAGATCTGAATGATGAAGATGTGAACGATGAAGACGTTCCTCCAGTTGATGATGAGACAGAACGTCAGCAAGAAGAGGATATGAAAGAGGACATGGGGAATAATTTAGAGGATAATGCAGATGAAGATCTAAATGATGAAGAAGATAATCAATAA
- a CDS encoding SNF2 family DNA or RNA helicase (product_source=COG0553; cath_funfam=1.20.5.340,3.40.50.10810,3.40.50.300; cog=COG0553; pfam=PF00176,PF00271,PF12419; smart=SM00487,SM00490; superfamily=52540) — MLNLLTLFVHPDRLENHFFSIVCTDADGIVIPVELWKKQLFVWHESSYFGTEFLSENDDDVGELILSPWQAVEFLAKKPYSSLLDVQFSDEAKAELDLATCIYDTVQKGSFMPDFTAFQQRKIAWRPIDFELDGEAKEWFSAAVSDLIERNPMLQEAWQEVLENHPVLASFGGHFLDEEDWLEKIGWTVRDLPFTIGLRLNEPEFDGDDWKLELFLRNKKNRDSLHFYEGEQSLPARWKKYMDFIEREQKRFHEILPWLSFQNGVTLVSEEEAWRFLTEGSETLVNMGIEILLPSWWKMVKEAKMQVKAKMSSTSTGASFVGMNQLIDFDWRFSTNGVELSEEEFHKLVEENRRLVHIRGQWIQLDPKFIEQMKQVLKRAEKEGLQVIDILEQELLEVKTSDIDQEDDLRAFANIQIELNAQMKALVKQMKEISAIPPVHVPDTFLGELRPYQEQGVNWLVFLRRFGFGACLADDMGLGKTVQMIAYFQYVKEHEHPEAPALIIAPTSVLGNWQKEFEKFAPHLNVKLYYGTNRKKGDEFSSFISDADIVITSYGLSHGDFDELSSVTWSAICLDEAQNIKNAHTKQSRSIRKLKGKHHIALTGTPMENRLTELWAIFDFINKGYLGTLNRFQRSFVLPIEKERNEKKIAELRKLIKPFLLRRTKRDEEVQLNLPDKQEQKEYIPLTVEQASLYEQLVKDTLDEIASVSGFERKALILKMLGKLKQLCNHPALYLQEESPKKIVDRSHKLEKLLELVAAIREQNESCLIFTQYIKMGEMMKNLLEKEFNTNVLFLNGSLSKAKRDQMVEAFQNRRHHIFILSLKAGGTGLNLTAANHVIHFDRWWNPAVENQATDRAFRIGQKRFVHVHKLITTGTIEEKIDEMIEKKQSLNDEIIQSDNWITELSADELKELFTLSIR, encoded by the coding sequence ATGCTTAACCTCTTGACGCTATTCGTACATCCCGATCGACTTGAAAATCATTTTTTTAGCATCGTATGCACCGATGCTGATGGTATCGTCATACCTGTGGAGTTATGGAAGAAGCAGCTTTTTGTATGGCATGAATCATCTTATTTTGGCACCGAGTTTTTGTCAGAAAATGACGATGATGTGGGAGAATTAATCTTATCTCCGTGGCAGGCTGTGGAGTTTTTGGCGAAAAAGCCGTACAGCTCGCTTCTCGATGTGCAGTTTTCCGATGAGGCAAAAGCAGAGCTCGATTTAGCCACTTGCATTTATGATACCGTTCAAAAAGGGAGCTTTATGCCTGATTTTACGGCCTTCCAGCAGAGGAAGATTGCTTGGAGGCCGATTGATTTCGAGTTAGATGGTGAGGCGAAAGAATGGTTTTCGGCAGCAGTTTCCGATTTAATCGAACGAAATCCAATGCTGCAAGAAGCATGGCAGGAGGTGCTGGAAAACCATCCAGTGTTAGCGAGCTTTGGCGGCCATTTTTTAGATGAAGAAGACTGGCTTGAGAAAATTGGCTGGACGGTTCGTGACCTTCCGTTTACGATTGGCCTCCGTTTAAACGAACCGGAGTTTGATGGTGATGACTGGAAGCTGGAGTTATTTTTGCGTAATAAGAAAAATCGAGATTCGCTTCATTTTTACGAAGGCGAACAAAGCCTTCCTGCTCGTTGGAAAAAATATATGGATTTCATTGAGCGGGAGCAAAAGAGATTTCATGAAATTCTCCCATGGCTTTCGTTTCAAAATGGTGTCACGCTCGTGTCGGAAGAGGAAGCATGGCGCTTTTTAACAGAAGGAAGCGAAACTCTTGTGAACATGGGCATTGAAATTCTTTTGCCATCCTGGTGGAAAATGGTGAAAGAAGCGAAAATGCAAGTGAAAGCGAAAATGTCTTCCACTTCGACGGGCGCTTCGTTCGTTGGTATGAATCAATTAATCGATTTTGACTGGCGTTTTTCCACAAACGGCGTGGAATTATCAGAGGAAGAGTTTCATAAGCTTGTCGAGGAAAACCGCAGACTCGTGCACATTCGCGGACAATGGATTCAGCTCGATCCGAAGTTCATTGAACAGATGAAGCAAGTATTAAAACGAGCGGAAAAAGAAGGGCTTCAAGTTATCGATATTTTAGAGCAAGAGCTATTAGAGGTAAAGACGAGCGACATCGATCAAGAAGACGACTTGCGGGCTTTTGCAAACATTCAAATTGAGCTCAATGCACAAATGAAGGCACTTGTGAAACAGATGAAAGAAATCAGTGCCATTCCGCCTGTTCACGTTCCGGATACATTTTTAGGAGAGCTGCGCCCATACCAAGAGCAAGGCGTGAATTGGCTAGTGTTTTTGCGCCGCTTCGGGTTTGGCGCTTGTTTAGCTGATGACATGGGGCTTGGAAAAACCGTGCAAATGATTGCTTATTTTCAATATGTAAAGGAACACGAACATCCAGAGGCGCCTGCGTTAATTATTGCGCCAACCTCTGTTCTCGGCAACTGGCAAAAAGAGTTTGAAAAATTTGCTCCTCATTTAAACGTGAAGCTTTATTATGGCACGAATCGGAAAAAAGGCGATGAGTTTTCATCATTTATTTCTGATGCGGATATTGTCATTACGTCATACGGTTTAAGTCACGGTGATTTTGACGAATTGTCATCTGTGACATGGAGTGCGATTTGCCTGGATGAAGCGCAAAACATTAAAAACGCTCATACGAAGCAATCCCGTTCGATTCGTAAATTAAAAGGAAAGCATCACATTGCGTTAACGGGAACGCCGATGGAAAACCGGTTAACCGAATTGTGGGCGATTTTTGATTTTATCAATAAAGGCTATTTAGGGACACTAAACCGTTTTCAGCGCAGCTTTGTGCTGCCGATTGAAAAGGAGCGGAATGAAAAGAAAATTGCTGAGCTGCGCAAATTGATTAAACCGTTTTTGCTGCGGCGTACGAAACGGGATGAAGAAGTGCAATTAAACTTGCCGGACAAGCAGGAGCAAAAAGAATACATCCCATTAACGGTCGAGCAGGCTTCCCTTTACGAGCAGCTTGTCAAGGATACACTGGATGAGATCGCATCCGTCAGCGGCTTCGAACGAAAGGCGCTTATTTTGAAAATGCTCGGAAAACTAAAGCAGCTTTGCAACCATCCTGCATTATACTTGCAAGAGGAGTCGCCGAAAAAAATAGTCGACCGCTCACACAAGCTGGAGAAGCTGCTGGAGCTCGTAGCTGCCATTCGCGAACAAAACGAAAGCTGCCTCATTTTCACGCAATATATTAAAATGGGCGAAATGATGAAAAACTTGCTAGAAAAAGAGTTTAATACAAACGTTTTATTTTTAAACGGCAGCCTTTCCAAAGCAAAGCGCGATCAGATGGTAGAAGCCTTTCAAAACCGGAGGCATCACATTTTCATCTTGTCATTAAAAGCGGGCGGCACCGGATTAAATTTAACAGCGGCCAATCACGTCATCCACTTTGACCGCTGGTGGAACCCGGCCGTCGAAAACCAAGCAACAGACCGCGCCTTCCGCATCGGCCAAAAACGCTTCGTCCACGTGCATAAATTGATCACAACCGGTACCATTGAAGAAAAAATTGATGAAATGATTGAAAAGAAACAATCATTAAACGACGAAATCATCCAAAGCGACAACTGGATCACCGAGCTTTCAGCAGATGAGTTAAAGGAACTGTTTACATTGTCGATTCGATAA
- a CDS encoding transcriptional regulator with XRE-family HTH domain (product_source=COG1396; cath_funfam=1.10.260.40; cog=COG1396; pfam=PF01381; smart=SM00530; superfamily=47413): protein MDELKKFQANVRFFRIKKGLSQSQLAEKLNVTRPVISKLETGKQQPSLEQLIQISEVLEVSIDHLLGRGEKPQLLTDVLEPYYTEKHLEEVVDYLMKHPDLYHAIEELAKSDDKGKKYERYIVKMIKELLKID, encoded by the coding sequence GTGGACGAATTAAAAAAATTTCAAGCGAATGTGCGATTTTTTCGAATAAAAAAAGGCTTAAGTCAAAGCCAATTAGCGGAAAAACTGAATGTGACAAGACCTGTTATTAGCAAACTAGAAACTGGCAAACAACAGCCAAGCTTAGAGCAGCTGATTCAAATAAGTGAAGTGCTGGAGGTTAGCATTGATCATTTGCTTGGACGCGGTGAAAAGCCACAGCTGTTGACAGATGTTTTGGAGCCATATTACACAGAAAAACATTTAGAAGAAGTGGTCGACTATTTAATGAAACATCCTGATCTGTATCATGCTATAGAAGAATTAGCCAAAAGCGATGATAAAGGAAAAAAATACGAGCGTTATATTGTCAAAATGATTAAAGAACTATTAAAAATAGACTAA
- a CDS encoding 3-hydroxyacyl-[acyl-carrier-protein] dehydratase (product_source=KO:K02372; cath_funfam=3.10.129.10; cog=COG0764; ko=KO:K02372; pfam=PF07977; superfamily=54637; tigrfam=TIGR01750), whose amino-acid sequence MLDIQQIKETIPHRYPFLLVDRILEIEEGKRAVGIKNVTVNEEFFNGHFPEYPVMPGVLIVEALAQVGAVAMLRKEENKGKLPLFAGIDKCRFKKQVRPGDQLRLEVEIISQRGPIGKGKAVATVDGETACEAELMFAIK is encoded by the coding sequence ATGCTCGATATTCAACAAATTAAAGAAACGATCCCACATCGCTATCCGTTTTTACTCGTTGACCGCATTCTTGAAATCGAAGAAGGTAAACGTGCTGTTGGTATCAAAAACGTCACAGTAAATGAAGAGTTTTTTAATGGACATTTTCCAGAATATCCGGTTATGCCAGGTGTTTTAATCGTTGAGGCGCTCGCACAAGTTGGCGCAGTTGCTATGCTTAGAAAAGAAGAAAATAAAGGAAAGCTGCCTCTTTTTGCGGGAATTGATAAATGCCGTTTTAAAAAACAAGTACGCCCAGGCGACCAGCTTCGTCTTGAAGTAGAAATCATAAGCCAACGCGGCCCAATTGGAAAAGGAAAAGCAGTTGCAACTGTAGACGGCGAAACAGCCTGTGAAGCAGAATTAATGTTTGCCATAAAATGA
- a CDS encoding hypothetical protein (product_source=Hypo-rule applied; cath_funfam=3.30.70.1380; pfam=PF14183), producing MKTFKLVGLKIERKDREGRIEELPLADGLIINKEDGENSWLIEALLSKRYRYYFEHVLQNKAELRLFVTITKKNNTPAQIIAKVRSIMTLEEHISVLLEGRMFTLRSAKVDAEKILHDLVAKGLTGKELLDSFKKKMYRQPD from the coding sequence TTGAAAACCTTTAAGTTAGTTGGATTGAAAATTGAACGGAAGGATCGAGAAGGCCGTATTGAAGAGCTTCCTTTAGCCGATGGGTTAATCATTAATAAGGAAGATGGAGAAAATTCATGGTTGATTGAAGCCCTTCTTTCCAAGCGTTATCGGTATTACTTTGAACATGTTCTCCAAAACAAAGCGGAGCTGCGATTATTTGTGACGATTACGAAAAAAAATAATACACCTGCCCAAATTATTGCAAAAGTCCGCTCCATCATGACTCTTGAAGAGCATATTTCCGTATTATTAGAAGGGCGAATGTTTACCCTTCGATCAGCAAAGGTCGATGCTGAAAAAATTTTACACGACTTAGTCGCAAAAGGTTTAACTGGAAAAGAACTGTTAGATTCATTTAAAAAGAAAATGTATCGACAGCCTGATTAA
- a CDS encoding hypothetical protein (product_source=Hypo-rule applied): MEIFHFKTLQVYHKEHLGHETVEQLVMCIPHSSHEVGKFHYFRVPVHAIIDAYYHAIYHAEIVRIRFEFPEKRMHVQQFFLQDTESRYINALFPNDQHYPAAITDILHSIRFFGPKHFSFIIDSRNKKREKDIEI; the protein is encoded by the coding sequence ATGGAGATTTTTCACTTTAAAACTTTGCAAGTGTATCATAAAGAGCATTTAGGCCATGAAACAGTCGAACAACTTGTCATGTGTATTCCTCATTCTTCTCATGAAGTAGGTAAATTTCATTATTTTCGTGTTCCAGTCCATGCCATTATTGACGCATATTATCACGCCATTTACCATGCGGAAATCGTTCGTATTCGCTTTGAGTTTCCAGAAAAAAGGATGCATGTCCAACAGTTTTTTTTACAGGATACCGAAAGTCGCTATATAAATGCACTATTCCCCAACGATCAACACTATCCTGCAGCTATCACTGATATCCTTCATAGTATTCGCTTCTTCGGTCCTAAACATTTCTCATTCATCATTGATTCACGGAATAAAAAAAGAGAGAAAGATATCGAAATTTAA